CGGCGCGGGGAAGTTGGAGTAGTACGCGGCGAAGGCCTCGTCGGCGTACCGCTCGAGCTCCGCCGGGCTGCCCAGACCGGCCAGGACCGCCGGCGTGCTCGCGGTCCACGCGCCCACGACGACGGCGAGCGCCACGAACGCCACCATCACCACAACCGTCCACCACCGCACCCGGTAGAACGCGGCGGGCAGCGAGACGACGAAGAAGCGGGCGACGTCGGACAGGCGCAGCTCGTGGGCGCCGGCGATCCGGCCGCGGGCCAGCCCGAGCAGGGCGGACAGGCGCCCGACGAGGTACGGGTCGGGGGCGGCGGTGCGCACGGCGGAGAGGTGCCCGGCGGTGGCTTGGTAGAGGCGCACGAGCTCGTCGGCCTCGGCACCGGTCAGCCGCCGCTGCTTGCTGAGCTGCTCGAGCCGATCCCAGTCGGCCTCGTGCACCGCGGCGAAGGCGTCGGTGTCCACAGCCGTTACCCTGCCACACATGACCACCCCCTCCCGGCGCACCGGTCCGGAGGCCGCACTGACACGTGCCCGGCTCCACGAGGACCTCATCGTCACCGGGGAGGCCGTGGCGCTGGAGGTGCGGCCCACCTCCGTGGGCCTGCGGGTGCTCGGGGCGATGGTCGACGCCGTCGTCTACGTTCTCGCGGCCGTGGGGCTGATCGCGCTGGCCACCCAACTGCTCGAGGGACTGAACGAGGCCCAGCTGGGCGTGGTGCAGGTGAGTACCTTCGCCGTCGTCATGGTGATCGCGCCGACGGCGGTCGAGACGCTCAGCCGCGGGCGGTCCCTGGGCAAGCTCGCCACCGGCATCCGGGTGGTCCGCGACGACGGCGGACCGGTGCGTCTGCGGCACGCGCTGGCGCGGGCGCTGACCGGCGTGGGCGAGCTGTGGCTGTCGGCCGGCTCGATCGCCGTCATCGCGGCGGCGGTGAACAAGCGCGGCAAACGGCTCGGCGACCTCCTCGCCGGCACCTACGCGGTGCGGG
This window of the Georgenia yuyongxinii genome carries:
- a CDS encoding RDD family protein is translated as MTTPSRRTGPEAALTRARLHEDLIVTGEAVALEVRPTSVGLRVLGAMVDAVVYVLAAVGLIALATQLLEGLNEAQLGVVQVSTFAVVMVIAPTAVETLSRGRSLGKLATGIRVVRDDGGPVRLRHALARALTGVGELWLSAGSIAVIAAAVNKRGKRLGDLLAGTYAVRVREGARRPAPLMMPPELAAWAAGADIRALPDGLGLAARTYASRTSMTPQHRAELGARLAAQVEPFVAPPPPWGTAPERFLTAVLVARRDREYAAGLRARERETTEAAQIARLPHEIPG